Proteins encoded in a region of the Podarcis muralis chromosome 4, rPodMur119.hap1.1, whole genome shotgun sequence genome:
- the LOC144327470 gene encoding uncharacterized protein LOC144327470, translated as MAPKRRASQRPTPVSSTKRPIKGPSQALRSPEPNQAMSRIQSMISGLASDPVALARVEAEVDNLLHRRSPPSTSSAGPALPGGTTPPVASSSDNESDFIAAGGFLPEASPQPPRSPEPPDAVARGRKGPKGSTRRRASAQVRAAHASRVSPPLTRAAAGHSQVVSFQPILNADRQGDASKSSVEDSLLPPPRASSGGRRRRRKSSRKRAKKRRRDTSSSLSGQAATRIWIVGHSIVHWAACRARQSGLGDDLGFPQEVKVSWIARRGMLWKELLPLIQRRVLLEGPPTAIVIQLGENDLVSHSCFVLRSIIMEDVRDLAAMVPSTKIIWSKLLQRRKWRGSPSVEATERSRKRINDAVSKLVADLGGFVIPHPLIRFKATELFMMDGVHLSSVGNDVWLRSVVDKLRVCLRL; from the exons ATGGCTCCAAAGCGGAGGGCGTCACAAAGGCCTACTCCGGTCTCTTCAACGAAGAGGCCTATCAAAGGCCCATCTCAGGCATTGCGATCTCCTGAACCGAACCAGGCGATGAGCCGCATACAGTCAATGATCTCTGGCCTGGCTAGCGACCCTGTCGCGCTGGCCCGTGTCGAAGCCGAAGTGGACAACCTGCTGCATCGGCGCTCACCTCCATCGACTTCCTCTGCAGGGCCAGCCCTTCCTGGGGGCACAACGCCGCCGGTCGCATCATCTAGTGATAATGAGAGTGATTTTATAGCAGCTGGGGGCTTCTTGCCTGAGGCATCCCCTCAGCCCCCGAGATCCCCTGAGCCTCCGGATGCCGTGGCTAGGGGCCGTAAAGGTCCTAAGGGTTCTACCAGGAGAAGGGCGTCTGCCCAGGTTCGGGCAGCCCACGCCTCGAGAGTGTCACCCCCTCTAACGAGGGCGGCTGCTGGTCATTCACAGGTTGTCTCTTTTCAGCCTATCTTAAACGCAGATCGGCAAGGTGACGCCTCCAAGTCTTCGGTAGAGGATAGTCTTCTGCCTCCTCCAAGAGCTTCTTCTGGgggacgccgccgccgcaggaAGAGCTCAAGGAAGCGTGCCAAGAAGAGGCGGAGGGACACTTCATCCTCCCTTTCAG GTCAAGCAGCTACACGTATCTGGATTgtggggcacagtattgtgcactgGGCGGCTTGCAGAGCTCGACAGTCTGGCTTGGGTGACGATCTTGGCTTTCCGCAAGAAGTGAAGGTGTCCTGGATTGCCAgaaggggaatgctgtggaaggAACTTTTGCCGCTTATCCAGAGGCGTGTTCTCTTGGAGGGCCCACCTACGGCGATTGTTATTCAGCTTGGGGAGAATGATTTGGTGTCtcattcttgttttgttttgcgtTCTATTATAATGGAAGATGTGAGGGATTTGGCGGCTATGGTGCCGTCAACGAAAATAATTTGGTCAAAGTTACTGCAACGCCGTAAGTGGAGGGGTAGCCCTAGTGTGGAAGCCACCGAGCGGTCCAGGAAACGGATTAATGATGCAGTGAGTAAGTTGGTGGCTGATTTGGGCGGGTTCGTGATTCCACACCCCTTGATTAGGTTCAAAGCCACTGAATTGTTTATGATGGATGGGGTTCATCTGTCATCTGTtgggaatgatgtgtggttgAGGTCAGTGGTGGATAAGTTGAGGGTGTGTTTGAggctgtga